One window of the Streptomyces asoensis genome contains the following:
- a CDS encoding PTS transporter subunit EIIC gives MSTATAPTAAPSKKWGSGLLQGLQKVGRSLQLPIAVLPAAGILLRLGQDDVFGKDGLGWDKVAKVFATAGDAVFANLPLLFCVGIAIGFAKKADGSTALAALVGFLVYKNVLTAFPITDAQITKGADVAATYNDPKVFGGIIMGLIAAVTWQRFHRTKLPDWLGFFNGRRLVPILMAFIGTAVGVLFGLVWEPIGDVITNFGEWMTGLGAVGAGIFGAVNRALLPVGMHQFVNTVAWQEIGSFKDSSGAVWHGDLPRFFHGDPTAGQFMTGFFPIMMFALPAAALAITHTARPERRKAVGGMMLSLALTSFVTGITEPIEFAFMFIAPVLYVIHAVLTALSMAVTWALGVHHGFSFSAGAIDYFLNWNLATKPWMIIPIGLVFAAIYYGVFRFAIIRWNLPTPGREPEEEVEDLTKA, from the coding sequence ATGAGCACCGCCACCGCGCCCACGGCGGCCCCCTCGAAGAAATGGGGCTCCGGCCTTTTGCAGGGGCTTCAGAAGGTCGGCCGCAGCCTTCAGCTCCCGATCGCCGTGCTGCCGGCGGCGGGCATCCTGCTGCGACTCGGCCAGGACGACGTCTTCGGCAAGGACGGCCTCGGCTGGGACAAGGTCGCCAAGGTGTTCGCGACTGCCGGTGACGCCGTCTTCGCGAACCTGCCGCTGCTGTTCTGCGTCGGCATAGCCATCGGCTTCGCCAAGAAGGCCGACGGCTCGACCGCCCTCGCCGCGCTGGTGGGCTTCCTCGTCTACAAGAACGTGCTGACCGCGTTCCCGATCACCGACGCGCAGATCACCAAGGGCGCGGACGTCGCCGCCACCTACAACGACCCCAAGGTCTTCGGCGGCATCATCATGGGCCTGATAGCCGCGGTCACCTGGCAGCGCTTCCACCGCACCAAGCTGCCCGACTGGCTGGGCTTCTTCAACGGCCGCCGACTGGTCCCGATCCTGATGGCCTTCATCGGCACCGCTGTCGGTGTCCTCTTCGGCCTGGTGTGGGAACCCATCGGCGACGTCATCACCAACTTCGGCGAGTGGATGACCGGACTCGGCGCTGTGGGTGCGGGCATCTTCGGTGCCGTCAACCGTGCGCTGCTCCCCGTGGGCATGCACCAGTTCGTCAACACGGTGGCCTGGCAGGAGATCGGCTCGTTCAAGGACTCCTCCGGTGCCGTCTGGCACGGTGACCTGCCGCGCTTCTTCCACGGCGACCCGACCGCCGGCCAGTTCATGACGGGCTTCTTCCCCATCATGATGTTCGCGCTTCCGGCCGCCGCCCTGGCCATCACCCACACGGCCCGCCCCGAGCGCCGCAAGGCTGTCGGCGGCATGATGCTGTCGCTCGCGCTGACCTCCTTCGTCACCGGTATCACCGAGCCGATCGAGTTCGCGTTCATGTTCATCGCGCCGGTGCTGTACGTCATCCACGCGGTCCTGACAGCCCTGTCCATGGCCGTCACCTGGGCTCTGGGTGTCCACCACGGCTTCAGCTTCTCGGCGGGCGCGATCGACTACTTCCTCAACTGGAACCTGGCCACCAAGCCCTGGATGATCATCCCGATCGGCCTGGTGTTCGCGGCGATCTACTACGGCGTCTTCCGCTTCGCCATCATCAGGTGGAACCTCCCCACCCCGGGCCGGGAGCCCGAGGAGGAGGTCGAGGACCTCACCAAGGCGTAG
- a CDS encoding MBL fold metallo-hydrolase, with product MKLTVVGCSGSFPSAESACSSYLLEADGFRLLLDMGNGALGELQRHCGLYDLDAIFLSHLHADHCIDMCAYFVARYYRHDGGRCDPIPVYGPEGTEHRLTTAYADTPSASSMSEVFDFHTVKPSTFDIGPFTVHTERVAHPVEAYGIRVEHGGRSLTYSGDTGISPALEDLARDTDLFLCEAAFTHGKENIPDLHLNGREAGETASRAGARKLVLTHIPPWTDPRVNLADARAVFDGPVELAAPRATYEI from the coding sequence ATGAAGCTCACCGTCGTCGGCTGCTCGGGGTCGTTCCCGTCCGCGGAATCGGCCTGCTCGAGCTACCTCCTCGAGGCCGACGGCTTCCGGCTGCTTCTCGACATGGGCAACGGCGCCCTGGGCGAGTTGCAGCGCCACTGCGGTCTCTACGACCTCGACGCGATCTTCCTGAGTCATCTGCACGCCGACCACTGCATCGACATGTGCGCCTACTTCGTCGCGCGCTACTACCGGCACGACGGCGGCCGCTGCGACCCCATCCCGGTCTACGGCCCTGAGGGCACGGAGCACCGCCTGACCACGGCCTACGCCGACACCCCGTCGGCCTCCTCCATGAGCGAGGTCTTCGACTTCCACACGGTCAAGCCGTCCACCTTCGACATCGGCCCGTTCACCGTGCACACCGAACGCGTGGCGCACCCGGTGGAGGCGTACGGCATCCGCGTCGAACACGGCGGCAGGTCGCTGACCTACTCCGGCGACACCGGGATCAGCCCCGCGCTGGAGGACCTCGCCCGCGACACCGACCTCTTCCTGTGCGAGGCCGCCTTCACGCACGGCAAGGAGAACATCCCCGACCTGCACCTCAACGGCCGCGAAGCCGGCGAGACGGCGAGCAGGGCGGGCGCGAGGAAGCTCGTACTGACCCACATCCCGCCGTGGACGGACCCCCGGGTCAACCTGGCGGACGCCCGCGCGGTGTTCGACGGCCCGGTGGAACTGGCCGCGCCACGGGCGACGTACGAGATCTAG
- a CDS encoding type II toxin-antitoxin system PemK/MazF family toxin, giving the protein MDTSWWLALAAVILLALVATLVDGWGRGRRPQRRRTRPPGRTTGRPSGRSTRGHGFAGRPQPAEIWWADVPFEDGPGVKDRPCLVLMVRGDRATVAKITSKYHDERAGVIPLPPGAVGDAQGRPSFLETDELRQIRMSDFRRRVGVVDPVLWDQVRHLAT; this is encoded by the coding sequence ATGGACACGTCCTGGTGGCTCGCGCTCGCGGCGGTGATACTGCTCGCGCTCGTCGCGACGCTCGTGGACGGCTGGGGGCGGGGCCGACGACCGCAGCGGCGCAGGACCCGGCCGCCGGGCCGGACGACGGGTCGGCCCTCGGGCCGGTCGACCCGGGGCCACGGCTTCGCCGGCCGTCCCCAGCCCGCGGAGATCTGGTGGGCGGACGTGCCGTTCGAGGACGGCCCGGGGGTGAAGGACCGGCCGTGTCTGGTGCTCATGGTGCGCGGTGACCGCGCCACCGTCGCGAAGATCACCAGCAAGTACCACGACGAGCGGGCCGGAGTGATCCCGCTGCCGCCGGGTGCCGTGGGGGACGCGCAGGGGCGGCCGAGTTTCCTGGAGACGGACGAGCTGCGCCAGATCCGGATGAGTGACTTCCGGCGCAGGGTGGGTGTGGTGGACCCGGTCCTGTGGGACCAGGTCCGTCACCTGGCTACCTGA
- a CDS encoding PLP-dependent cysteine synthase family protein, whose product MRYDSPLAAVGNTPLVRLPRLSPSADVRIWAKLEDRNPTGSVKDRPALHMVEQAEKDGRLTPGCTILEPTSGNTGISLAMAAKLKGYRMVCVMPENTSQERRDLLGMWGAEIVPSPAAGGSNTAVRVAKELAAEHPDWVMLYQYGNPDNAGAHYATTGPEILADLPSITHFVAGLGTTGTLMGVGRFLREHKPDVKIVAAEPRYDDLVYGLRNLDEGFVPELYDASVLTTRFSVGSADAVTRTRELLQQEGIFAGVSTGAALHAAIGVGRKALKAGESADIAFVVADGGWKYLSTGVYTAATTEEAIETLQGQLWA is encoded by the coding sequence ATGCGTTACGACTCCCCGCTGGCCGCGGTGGGCAACACCCCTCTGGTGCGCCTGCCGCGGCTCTCGCCGTCCGCCGACGTCCGCATCTGGGCGAAGCTCGAGGACCGCAACCCCACCGGCTCGGTCAAGGACCGCCCCGCCCTGCACATGGTCGAGCAGGCCGAGAAGGACGGCCGCCTCACCCCCGGCTGCACCATCCTGGAACCGACGAGCGGCAACACCGGCATCTCCCTCGCCATGGCGGCCAAGCTCAAGGGCTACCGCATGGTCTGCGTGATGCCCGAGAACACCTCGCAGGAGCGCCGGGACCTGCTCGGCATGTGGGGCGCCGAGATCGTCCCCTCCCCGGCCGCGGGCGGCTCCAACACCGCGGTCCGCGTCGCCAAGGAACTCGCCGCCGAGCACCCCGACTGGGTGATGCTCTACCAGTACGGCAACCCCGACAACGCGGGCGCCCACTACGCCACCACCGGCCCCGAGATCCTCGCCGACCTCCCGTCCATCACCCACTTCGTCGCCGGCCTCGGCACGACGGGGACGCTGATGGGCGTCGGTCGTTTCCTCCGCGAGCACAAGCCGGACGTGAAGATCGTCGCCGCCGAGCCGCGCTACGACGACCTGGTCTACGGCCTGCGCAACCTCGACGAGGGCTTCGTACCCGAGCTGTACGACGCCTCCGTCCTCACCACCCGCTTCTCGGTCGGCTCGGCGGACGCCGTGACCCGCACCCGGGAACTCCTCCAGCAGGAGGGCATCTTCGCGGGCGTCTCCACGGGCGCGGCCCTGCACGCTGCTATCGGTGTCGGCAGGAAGGCGCTGAAGGCGGGGGAGAGCGCCGACATCGCGTTCGTCGTGGCGGACGGCGGCTGGAAGTACCTGTCGACGGGCGTCTACACCGCGGCCACCACGGAGGAAGCGATCGAGACCCTCCAGGGCCAGCTCTGGGCGTAG
- a CDS encoding MoaD/ThiS family protein: protein MAIEVRIPTILRQYTDGQKAVEGNGDTLADLFTDLETRHAGIHARIVDDGKLRRFVNVYLNDEDVRFVDGIDTKLTDGDTVTILPAVAGGMA from the coding sequence ATGGCCATCGAGGTCCGCATCCCCACCATCCTCCGCCAGTACACCGACGGTCAGAAGGCGGTGGAGGGCAACGGAGACACCCTCGCCGACCTGTTCACCGACCTCGAGACCCGGCACGCGGGCATCCACGCCCGCATCGTGGACGACGGAAAGCTGCGCCGCTTCGTCAACGTGTACCTGAACGACGAGGACGTCCGCTTCGTCGACGGCATCGACACCAAGCTGACCGACGGCGACACCGTGACCATCCTGCCGGCCGTGGCCGGCGGCATGGCCTGA
- a CDS encoding putative leader peptide yields the protein MVLNDVSEKTPGALLVARLHVDLCRLASAIC from the coding sequence ATGGTTCTGAACGACGTGAGCGAGAAGACGCCGGGCGCACTGCTCGTGGCGCGGCTGCACGTCGACCTGTGCAGGCTCGCCAGCGCCATCTGTTGA
- a CDS encoding LacI family DNA-binding transcriptional regulator has translation MVLTQRSYVRRPTLEDVARQSGVSKSTVSRVINGEARVRTEVVDRVRRVISELGYVPNQAARQLVTHRTNAVAVVAAQPENRLFIDPFFDLLLRGIRRELALHGAQAVLLFLEEPDDYARVADYLGGGHVDGAILFPLRPGDRLAEIIDRLGLPAVFGGRPLLRDGDPERPGQAHVDGDNRGGARLAVQHLVALGRRRIATVAGPYDQENSAVDRLAGYRDVLRDAVSPPLVERADYTRQGGADAMAALLDRHPDLDAVFVASDLMASGALQTLRERGRRVPEDVAVVGFDDLTSIAETTDPPLTTVHQDIEEMGRLMARLLLAREDAPDGPSVIVPTRLVRRASA, from the coding sequence ATGGTGTTGACGCAACGCTCGTACGTACGGCGGCCCACGCTCGAAGACGTCGCCCGGCAGTCGGGAGTCTCGAAGTCGACCGTGTCCCGGGTGATCAACGGGGAGGCCCGGGTACGGACGGAGGTCGTCGACCGGGTCCGCCGGGTGATCTCCGAGCTGGGATACGTCCCCAACCAGGCGGCCCGGCAACTCGTCACCCACCGCACGAACGCCGTCGCCGTGGTCGCCGCCCAGCCCGAGAACCGGCTCTTCATCGACCCCTTCTTCGACCTCCTCCTGCGCGGCATCCGCCGCGAACTCGCGCTCCACGGCGCACAGGCCGTCCTGCTGTTCCTGGAGGAACCCGACGACTACGCGCGCGTGGCCGACTACCTCGGCGGCGGCCATGTCGACGGCGCGATCCTGTTCCCCCTGCGCCCCGGCGACCGGCTGGCCGAGATCATCGACCGACTCGGCCTCCCGGCCGTGTTCGGCGGCCGCCCGCTGCTGCGCGACGGCGACCCCGAGCGGCCCGGCCAGGCCCATGTCGACGGCGACAACCGGGGCGGCGCCCGGCTGGCCGTCCAGCACCTGGTCGCCCTCGGGCGGCGCCGGATCGCCACCGTCGCCGGACCCTACGACCAGGAGAACTCCGCCGTGGACCGGCTGGCCGGGTACCGGGACGTGCTGCGCGACGCCGTCTCGCCGCCCCTCGTCGAGCGGGCGGACTACACCCGGCAGGGCGGCGCCGACGCCATGGCCGCGCTGCTGGACCGCCACCCCGACCTCGACGCCGTGTTCGTCGCCTCCGACCTCATGGCCTCCGGCGCCCTCCAGACCCTGCGGGAGCGCGGGCGCAGGGTCCCCGAGGACGTGGCCGTCGTCGGCTTCGACGACCTCACCTCCATCGCCGAGACGACCGACCCGCCGCTCACCACCGTCCACCAGGACATCGAGGAGATGGGACGGCTGATGGCCCGGCTGCTGCTCGCCCGGGAAGACGCGCCGGACGGGCCCTCCGTGATCGTCCCCACCCGCCTGGTGCGCCGCGCGTCGGCCTAG
- a CDS encoding isochorismatase family protein, protein MRRALIVVDVQNDFCEGGSLAVAGGADVAAAITELIGQAPAGYRHVVATRDHHIAPGGHFADNPDYVHSWPAHCVAGTEGVGFHPNFAPAVASGAIDAVFDKGAYAAAYSGFEGADENGATLGDWLRDRQIDEVDVVGIATDHCVRATALDAAREGFRTQVLLDLTAGVAEESTDRALEELRAAGVQLMGKPVV, encoded by the coding sequence ATGCGCCGCGCCTTGATCGTCGTAGACGTGCAGAACGACTTCTGCGAGGGAGGCAGCCTCGCGGTGGCCGGCGGCGCCGACGTGGCCGCCGCCATCACCGAGCTGATCGGGCAGGCGCCCGCCGGATACCGGCACGTGGTGGCCACCCGCGACCACCACATCGCGCCCGGCGGCCACTTCGCCGACAACCCCGACTACGTGCACTCCTGGCCCGCGCACTGCGTGGCGGGCACGGAGGGCGTCGGCTTCCACCCCAACTTCGCGCCCGCCGTCGCCTCCGGGGCCATCGACGCCGTCTTCGACAAGGGCGCCTACGCGGCCGCGTACAGCGGCTTCGAGGGCGCCGACGAGAACGGCGCCACGCTGGGGGACTGGCTGCGGGACCGCCAGATCGACGAGGTGGACGTCGTCGGCATCGCGACCGACCACTGCGTACGCGCCACCGCCCTGGACGCGGCCCGCGAGGGCTTCCGCACCCAGGTCCTGCTGGACCTCACCGCCGGCGTGGCCGAGGAGAGCACCGACCGTGCCCTGGAGGAACTGCGCGCGGCCGGCGTGCAACTGATGGGCAAGCCGGTCGTCTAG
- a CDS encoding nicotinate phosphoribosyltransferase: MNTADLGLPVDVPSTALFTDQYELTMLQAALKAGTAERHSVFEVFTRRLPDGRRYGVVAGTGRVLDAVENLRFDADVLGFLRERNIVDEETLDRLAGYRFTGDIWGYPEGEVYFPGSPIMRVEGSFAECVLLETVILSILNHDSAIAAAASRMSSAAGERPLIEMGARRTHELAAVAAARAAYIGGFATTSDLAAGFRYGIPTVGTSAHAFTLLHDTERDAFQAQVDSLGRGTTLLVDTYDVAEAVRTAVEVAGPELGAVRIDSGDLLLVAHRVREQLDELGATDTRIVVTSDLDEYAIASLAAAPVDAYGVGTQLVTGSGHPTCSMVYKLVARAGSADPAAPLVSVAKKSTGGKTSIGGRKWAARRPDAHGVAEAEVVGTGPVPAGLADHQLLVELVKGGEVVGREPLDAVRDRHAAARAGLPLSANQLSRGEPVIPTEYVQGLSGN; encoded by the coding sequence ATGAACACAGCGGACCTTGGGCTGCCGGTGGATGTTCCGTCGACGGCGCTCTTCACGGACCAGTACGAACTGACGATGCTCCAGGCGGCCCTGAAAGCGGGCACGGCCGAACGGCACAGCGTGTTCGAGGTCTTCACCCGGCGACTGCCGGACGGCAGGCGCTACGGCGTCGTCGCGGGCACCGGGCGGGTCCTGGACGCCGTCGAGAACCTCCGCTTCGACGCGGACGTCCTCGGCTTCCTGCGCGAGCGGAACATCGTCGACGAGGAGACCCTGGACCGGCTCGCCGGATACCGCTTCACGGGTGACATCTGGGGCTACCCCGAGGGCGAGGTCTACTTCCCGGGCTCGCCGATCATGCGGGTCGAGGGCTCCTTCGCCGAGTGCGTGCTCCTCGAGACCGTCATCCTCTCCATCCTCAACCACGACTCCGCGATCGCGGCCGCCGCCTCCCGGATGTCCTCCGCCGCGGGCGAGCGCCCCCTGATCGAGATGGGCGCCCGCCGCACCCACGAGCTGGCCGCGGTCGCCGCCGCCCGCGCCGCCTACATCGGCGGCTTCGCCACCACCTCCGACCTGGCCGCCGGCTTCCGCTACGGCATCCCCACCGTGGGCACCAGCGCCCACGCCTTCACCCTCCTCCACGACACCGAGCGGGACGCCTTCCAGGCCCAGGTCGACTCGCTCGGCCGCGGCACCACCCTGCTCGTGGACACGTACGACGTCGCCGAGGCCGTCCGGACGGCCGTCGAGGTCGCCGGGCCCGAGCTCGGCGCGGTCCGCATCGACTCCGGCGACCTGCTCCTCGTCGCCCACCGGGTGCGCGAGCAGCTCGACGAGCTCGGCGCGACGGACACCCGGATCGTCGTCACCTCCGACCTCGACGAGTACGCCATCGCCTCGCTGGCCGCCGCGCCCGTCGACGCGTACGGCGTCGGAACCCAGCTGGTGACCGGTTCCGGGCACCCGACCTGCTCGATGGTCTACAAGCTGGTCGCCCGCGCCGGATCCGCCGACCCGGCGGCGCCGCTGGTGTCGGTGGCGAAGAAGTCCACCGGCGGCAAGACCTCCATCGGCGGCCGCAAGTGGGCGGCGCGCCGGCCCGACGCGCACGGGGTGGCCGAGGCCGAGGTCGTCGGCACCGGCCCCGTCCCCGCCGGACTGGCCGACCACCAGCTGCTCGTCGAGCTGGTCAAGGGCGGCGAGGTCGTCGGCCGCGAGCCCCTGGACGCCGTCCGCGACCGCCACGCGGCGGCCCGCGCCGGTCTGCCCCTCTCCGCGAACCAGCTGTCGCGCGGGGAACCCGTCATTCCCACGGAGTATGTACAGGGCCTGTCGGGTAACTAG
- the clpS gene encoding ATP-dependent Clp protease adapter ClpS has translation MVLPFRRCDDFPDAWQHGLVTSPAPLEIERTESAEEVFAVPEPDVPWVTIVHNDPVNLMSYVTYVFQSYFGYSKDKATKLMMDVHHKGRAVVSSGSREEMERDVQAMHGYGLWATLQQDRK, from the coding sequence ATGGTACTCCCTTTTCGTCGGTGTGACGATTTCCCGGATGCGTGGCAGCATGGGCTTGTGACGTCACCCGCTCCCCTTGAGATCGAACGCACCGAGTCGGCGGAGGAGGTCTTCGCCGTACCCGAGCCGGACGTCCCCTGGGTCACGATCGTGCACAACGACCCGGTCAACCTCATGAGCTACGTGACGTACGTCTTCCAGTCGTACTTCGGGTACAGCAAGGACAAGGCCACCAAGCTCATGATGGACGTCCACCACAAGGGCCGCGCGGTCGTCTCCAGCGGCAGCCGCGAGGAGATGGAACGCGACGTGCAGGCCATGCACGGTTACGGCCTGTGGGCCACGCTCCAGCAGGACCGGAAGTAG
- a CDS encoding DUF2017 domain-containing protein produces MPGHFEPLPGGGAAVALDDVEISIIRSLAVQLLELIGPGPAEDAPDDPLAELFADGPSEPPADPVLRRLFPDAYTDPEGTPGPQRADEQKAHSAEFRRYTENDLRAGKRENALTVVRSLDELASEAAGAGGAVLKLTPQESQQWLRALNDLRLAIGSRLEITDEDDTDLLYRLPDEDPRKPMVMAYLWLGGLQETLVTTLLP; encoded by the coding sequence ATGCCTGGACACTTCGAACCGCTCCCCGGCGGCGGCGCGGCCGTCGCACTCGACGACGTCGAGATCTCCATCATCCGGTCGCTGGCCGTGCAGCTCCTGGAGCTCATCGGCCCCGGCCCCGCCGAGGACGCCCCCGACGACCCGCTCGCCGAGCTCTTCGCCGACGGGCCGAGCGAGCCCCCGGCCGACCCGGTGCTGCGCCGCCTCTTCCCGGACGCCTACACCGACCCGGAGGGCACCCCGGGACCCCAGCGGGCGGACGAGCAGAAGGCGCACTCCGCCGAGTTCCGCCGCTACACCGAGAACGACCTGCGGGCCGGCAAGCGCGAGAACGCCCTCACGGTGGTCCGCTCGCTGGACGAGCTGGCCTCCGAGGCGGCCGGCGCGGGCGGGGCGGTGCTGAAGCTGACGCCGCAGGAGTCCCAGCAGTGGCTCCGCGCGCTGAACGACCTGCGCCTCGCGATCGGCTCCCGCCTGGAGATCACCGACGAGGACGACACCGACCTCCTCTACCGGCTGCCGGACGAGGACCCGCGCAAGCCGATGGTGATGGCGTACCTGTGGCTGGGCGGGCTCCAGGAGACGCTCGTGACGACTCTTCTGCCCTGA
- a CDS encoding amino acid permease, whose product MTSEKVTDTAVTDTPEEGYERGLGSRQVQMIAIGGAIGVGLFLGAGANIAKAGPSLILMYALAGGIIFFIMRALGELLLYRPVSGSFAEYSREFLGPFFGYFTGWTYWLMWVVTGMAELTAAAIYVNYWFPAVPQWVTALVFLVILFGVNLISVKLFGELEFWFSMVKVTALIGMIVIGLGVLTFGFSSAGDTAAVSNLWAFDGFFPKGVGSSLMTLQGVMFAYLAVELVGVTAGESQDPEKTLPKAINTLPWRIALFYVGALTVILCVVKWTEFAPGVSPFVEAFAKIGIPAGAGIVNFVVLTAALSSCNSGMYSTGRMLRNLADSGEAPAVFRKLSSTKTPAFGITVSVLFMGIGVVLNYVVPEKAFGYVTSVATAAGIWTWLMILISHVLYRRAVVAGRLPASSFPAPGGSAFSWVAIVFLLFVTGLIAYDADSRVCLYVMAGWAVALGIGWAVLKGRNPEITARREPEFEKVG is encoded by the coding sequence ATGACCTCTGAGAAGGTCACTGACACCGCTGTCACTGACACTCCCGAAGAGGGGTACGAGCGCGGACTCGGCAGCCGCCAGGTCCAGATGATCGCGATCGGCGGCGCCATCGGCGTCGGGCTCTTCCTGGGTGCCGGGGCGAACATCGCCAAGGCCGGCCCCAGCCTCATCCTGATGTACGCCCTCGCGGGCGGGATCATCTTCTTCATCATGCGGGCGCTGGGCGAGCTGCTGCTCTACCGCCCGGTCTCGGGTTCCTTCGCGGAGTACTCCCGCGAGTTCCTCGGCCCGTTCTTCGGCTACTTCACCGGCTGGACGTACTGGCTGATGTGGGTCGTCACCGGTATGGCCGAGCTGACGGCCGCCGCGATCTACGTCAACTACTGGTTCCCGGCCGTCCCCCAGTGGGTGACCGCACTGGTCTTCCTGGTGATCCTCTTCGGGGTCAACCTGATCTCCGTGAAGCTCTTCGGTGAGCTGGAGTTCTGGTTCTCGATGGTGAAGGTCACCGCGCTCATCGGCATGATCGTCATCGGCCTCGGTGTCCTCACCTTCGGCTTCAGCAGCGCCGGCGACACGGCCGCGGTCTCCAACCTGTGGGCCTTCGACGGCTTCTTCCCCAAGGGCGTCGGCTCGTCCCTGATGACCCTCCAGGGCGTCATGTTCGCCTACCTCGCGGTCGAGCTGGTCGGTGTCACGGCGGGCGAGTCGCAGGACCCGGAGAAGACCCTCCCGAAGGCGATCAACACCCTGCCGTGGCGTATCGCGCTGTTCTACGTCGGCGCGCTCACGGTCATCCTCTGCGTCGTGAAGTGGACGGAGTTCGCGCCGGGCGTGAGCCCGTTCGTCGAGGCGTTCGCGAAGATCGGCATCCCGGCGGGCGCCGGCATCGTGAACTTCGTCGTGCTGACGGCGGCCCTGTCCTCCTGCAACTCGGGCATGTACTCCACGGGCCGGATGCTGCGGAACCTGGCCGACAGCGGCGAGGCCCCCGCGGTCTTCCGCAAGCTGTCGTCGACGAAGACCCCCGCCTTCGGCATCACGGTCTCGGTGCTGTTCATGGGCATCGGCGTGGTCCTGAACTACGTCGTCCCCGAGAAGGCCTTCGGCTACGTCACCTCGGTGGCCACCGCGGCCGGCATCTGGACCTGGCTGATGATCCTGATCAGCCACGTCCTCTACCGCCGCGCAGTCGTCGCGGGCCGGCTGCCCGCCTCGTCCTTCCCGGCCCCGGGCGGCTCGGCGTTCAGCTGGGTGGCCATCGTCTTCCTGCTCTTCGTCACCGGCCTGATCGCGTACGACGCCGACTCCCGGGTCTGCCTCTACGTGATGGCGGGCTGGGCGGTCGCGCTCGGCATCGGCTGGGCGGTCCTGAAGGGCCGCAACCCGGAGATCACCGCACGGCGCGAGCCGGAGTTCGAGAAGGTCGGCTGA
- a CDS encoding Mov34/MPN/PAD-1 family protein, whose product MLTITQALHDQIVAHARKDHPDEACGVVAGPAGTDRPERFIPMLNAAMSPTFYEFDSGDLFKLYRELDDRDEDPVIIYHSHTATEAYPSRTDISYANEPGAHYVLVSTADTDGGGEFQFRSFRIVDAVVTEEDVRVVEAY is encoded by the coding sequence ATGCTGACCATCACCCAGGCCCTGCACGACCAGATCGTCGCCCACGCGCGCAAGGACCACCCCGACGAGGCGTGCGGCGTGGTCGCGGGTCCGGCGGGCACGGACCGCCCGGAACGTTTCATCCCGATGCTGAACGCGGCCATGTCACCCACGTTCTACGAGTTCGACTCGGGCGACCTGTTCAAGCTCTACCGCGAGCTGGACGACCGCGACGAGGACCCGGTGATCATCTACCACTCCCACACGGCCACCGAGGCGTACCCGTCCCGCACGGACATCTCGTACGCGAACGAGCCGGGCGCGCACTACGTGCTGGTGTCGACGGCGGACACGGACGGCGGGGGCGAGTTCCAGTTCCGCTCGTTCCGCATCGTGGACGCCGTGGTCACGGAGGAGGACGTACGGGTGGTCGAGGCGTACTGA